The following proteins are co-located in the Dromiciops gliroides isolate mDroGli1 chromosome 2, mDroGli1.pri, whole genome shotgun sequence genome:
- the LOC122743631 gene encoding ATP synthase membrane subunit K, mitochondrial-like yields the protein MAGPESDNQYQFTGFKKYFNSYTLNGRKNYVLVTYGGIALLILYFKTRSKKTPAVKAT from the coding sequence ATGGCAGGTCCAGAATCTGACAATCAGTATCAATTCACTGGTTTTAAGAAATACTTCAATTCATACACTCTTAATGGCAGAAAGAATTATGTGCTGGTCACTTATGGAGGAATCGCATTGCTCATACTTTACTTCAAGACAAGGTCTAAAAAAACTCCAGCTGTGAAAGCAACATAA